From the Burkholderia ubonensis genome, one window contains:
- a CDS encoding DUF6600 domain-containing protein has product MDSLFTLRRTARCALLAFAALASLPAAFAQSTAAPPYAAAARQAGGDPPGRVARLNYLSGAVTTEPAGTDTWSYAAVNRPLTTGDQLWNDAGARSELHIGSTAVRLGESTSLSVMNLDDTTTQLKVGLGSVSTHVRSLPPGTSYEIDTPNLALGIAGPGDYRVDVAPNGASTTVTVRRGSATVYGDNGQYPLSAGQQVVFTGTSLQVAQQAPTPGLDPFDQWAAGRDAGEDRSVSARYVSRDIPGYQDLDANGTWRENPTYGATWVPNDVPEGWAPYHDGHWIWQAPWGWTWVDDAPWGFAPYHYGRWAYVDDSWAWVPGPVVVSEPPVYAPALVAFVGGGGGFDWSIGLTVGGVAAAGCAWFPLGPGERWHPGWGGWSPHYYDRVNRNIVVNNVNVNKTVNVTNITNINNTYINYRAPHAITAVPATAFVHGQPVAHVAQHVDPQQWRNAHVTPGTPGIAPVRQSFTGGLRNAAYRPPAAVAQHPVVATRNPAVPPAFRDRAAEHLVQQGARVPGAGAPVVKTSVPPDYTPRPVKIPGNPHESGWAMRNVQLVNPHGPVVQPAHGATAGQPAAGMAQAARPGVPTPNARMPGAPEPGARSEPAPGMPNGERTPNAAAPNAAHFANGAAAQAPGPAQHQAVGAGNGAPHPPTAGNSPAAHDGAHAAAAPAPVWMQPHTPMDRQRPNPPTALHAAGQNALPPVRAAAPTPRPQTPAGAQPGERQPTPHEAPQPRFDTSAQMQQPRPHADFSAPAQHGQPHAERPAPAPQPRADFAQPAPHREVAPPHVSEYRPPAPVVHEMPRPQPAPRMEPRPSMPAPHVEPRPQPAPHVEAPHPSNPPPAAHEERHRQ; this is encoded by the coding sequence ATGGACTCCCTGTTCACGCTCAGGCGTACCGCCCGCTGCGCCCTGCTCGCGTTCGCCGCACTGGCGAGCCTGCCCGCCGCATTTGCGCAATCCACCGCCGCGCCGCCGTATGCGGCCGCCGCGCGGCAAGCGGGCGGCGATCCGCCCGGGCGCGTCGCGCGGCTCAATTACCTGTCGGGCGCCGTGACGACCGAGCCGGCCGGCACCGATACGTGGTCGTACGCCGCCGTGAACCGGCCGCTGACCACCGGCGACCAGTTGTGGAACGACGCGGGAGCGCGCTCGGAGCTGCACATCGGCTCGACCGCCGTGCGGCTCGGCGAATCGACGAGCCTGTCGGTGATGAATCTCGACGACACGACGACGCAGCTGAAGGTCGGCCTCGGCTCCGTGTCGACGCACGTGCGTTCGCTGCCGCCCGGCACGTCATATGAAATCGACACGCCGAACCTCGCGCTCGGCATCGCCGGCCCCGGCGACTACCGCGTCGACGTCGCGCCGAACGGCGCGAGCACGACGGTCACCGTGCGGCGCGGCAGCGCGACCGTCTACGGCGACAACGGCCAGTACCCGCTGTCGGCCGGGCAGCAGGTCGTGTTCACCGGCACCAGCCTGCAGGTCGCGCAGCAGGCGCCGACGCCGGGCCTCGATCCATTCGACCAATGGGCCGCCGGCCGCGACGCCGGCGAAGACCGCTCGGTGTCGGCCCGCTACGTGTCGCGCGACATTCCCGGCTATCAGGACCTCGACGCGAACGGCACGTGGCGCGAGAACCCGACCTACGGCGCAACGTGGGTGCCGAACGACGTGCCGGAGGGCTGGGCGCCGTACCACGACGGCCACTGGATCTGGCAGGCGCCGTGGGGCTGGACCTGGGTCGACGACGCGCCGTGGGGCTTCGCGCCGTATCACTACGGCCGCTGGGCCTACGTCGACGACAGCTGGGCGTGGGTGCCCGGTCCGGTCGTCGTCAGCGAGCCGCCCGTCTATGCGCCGGCGCTCGTCGCGTTCGTGGGCGGCGGCGGCGGGTTCGACTGGAGCATCGGGCTCACGGTCGGCGGCGTCGCCGCGGCGGGCTGCGCGTGGTTCCCGCTCGGCCCGGGCGAACGCTGGCATCCGGGCTGGGGCGGCTGGAGCCCGCATTACTACGACCGCGTGAACCGGAACATCGTGGTGAACAACGTCAACGTGAACAAGACCGTGAACGTGACGAACATCACCAACATCAACAACACGTACATCAATTACCGCGCGCCGCATGCGATCACGGCCGTGCCCGCGACCGCGTTCGTGCACGGCCAGCCGGTCGCGCACGTCGCCCAGCACGTCGACCCGCAGCAGTGGCGCAACGCGCACGTGACGCCGGGTACGCCGGGCATCGCGCCGGTGCGCCAGAGCTTCACCGGCGGGCTGCGCAACGCCGCCTATCGTCCGCCGGCCGCCGTCGCGCAGCATCCGGTCGTCGCGACGCGCAACCCGGCCGTGCCGCCCGCGTTCCGCGACCGGGCGGCCGAGCATCTGGTCCAGCAAGGCGCACGCGTGCCCGGCGCGGGCGCACCGGTGGTGAAAACCAGCGTGCCGCCCGACTACACGCCGCGCCCGGTCAAGATACCCGGCAATCCGCACGAGAGCGGCTGGGCGATGCGCAACGTGCAGCTCGTCAATCCGCACGGCCCGGTCGTGCAACCGGCGCATGGGGCGACTGCCGGCCAGCCGGCTGCGGGGATGGCACAAGCGGCCCGGCCCGGCGTGCCGACGCCGAACGCACGTATGCCGGGCGCGCCTGAACCGGGCGCACGGAGCGAACCTGCGCCGGGCATGCCCAACGGCGAGCGGACGCCGAACGCAGCAGCGCCGAACGCCGCGCACTTCGCGAACGGCGCCGCGGCCCAAGCGCCCGGCCCCGCTCAGCATCAGGCCGTGGGCGCCGGCAATGGCGCCCCGCATCCGCCGACGGCCGGCAACAGCCCGGCCGCGCACGACGGCGCGCATGCCGCAGCTGCGCCTGCGCCCGTCTGGATGCAGCCGCATACTCCGATGGACCGGCAGCGCCCGAACCCGCCGACGGCGCTGCACGCTGCCGGACAGAACGCGCTGCCGCCGGTCCGCGCTGCAGCGCCGACGCCGCGTCCGCAAACCCCGGCCGGCGCGCAACCGGGCGAGCGGCAGCCCACGCCGCACGAAGCACCGCAGCCCCGCTTCGACACGTCCGCGCAGATGCAGCAGCCGCGTCCGCACGCCGATTTCTCCGCGCCGGCCCAGCATGGGCAACCGCACGCCGAACGCCCGGCGCCCGCGCCGCAGCCGCGCGCCGACTTCGCGCAGCCCGCGCCGCACCGCGAAGTCGCGCCGCCGCATGTGAGCGAGTACCGGCCGCCGGCGCCCGTCGTGCATGAGATGCCGCGGCCGCAACCGGCGCCGCGCATGGAGCCGCGACCGTCGATGCCCGCGCCGCACGTGGAGCCCCGCCCGCAGCCGGCGCCGCACGTCGAAGCGCCGCATCCGAGCAACCCACCGCCCGCCGCCCACGAGGAGCGACACCGCCAGTAA
- a CDS encoding thymidylate synthase produces the protein MKQYLDLVRTILDTGTWQENRTGIRTISMPGAMLRFDLQQGFPAVTTKKLAFKSAIGELVGFLRASRSAADFRALGCKVWDANANENAQWLANPYRQGVDDLGDVYGVQWRRWPGYKVLDAGADAQIADATGRGFRIVARFDEDGAPKVLLYKAIDQLRECLDTIMQDPGSRRILFHGWNPAVLDEIALPACHLLYQFLPNVAKREISLCLYIRSNDVGLGTPFNLTEGAALLSLVGRLTGYTPRWFTYFVGDAHIYENQLDMLQQQLAREPYESPRLAIADRVPEYAQTGVYAPEWLEKVEPSDFSLVGYRHHEPLTAPMAV, from the coding sequence ATGAAACAGTATCTCGATCTCGTTCGCACCATTCTCGACACCGGCACCTGGCAGGAGAACCGCACGGGCATCCGCACCATCAGCATGCCCGGCGCGATGCTGCGCTTCGACCTCCAGCAAGGCTTTCCGGCCGTGACGACGAAGAAGCTCGCGTTCAAGTCCGCGATCGGCGAGCTGGTCGGTTTCCTGCGCGCGTCGCGCAGCGCCGCCGATTTCCGCGCGCTCGGCTGCAAGGTGTGGGACGCCAATGCGAACGAGAACGCGCAATGGCTCGCGAATCCGTACCGGCAGGGCGTCGACGATCTCGGCGACGTGTACGGCGTGCAATGGCGCCGGTGGCCCGGCTACAAGGTGCTCGACGCGGGCGCCGACGCGCAGATCGCCGACGCGACCGGCCGCGGCTTTCGGATCGTCGCGCGTTTCGACGAGGACGGCGCGCCGAAGGTGCTGTTGTACAAGGCGATCGACCAGTTGCGTGAGTGTCTCGACACGATCATGCAGGACCCGGGCAGCCGCCGCATCCTGTTCCACGGGTGGAATCCGGCGGTGCTCGACGAGATCGCGCTGCCGGCCTGCCACCTGCTGTACCAGTTCCTGCCGAACGTTGCGAAGCGCGAGATCTCGCTGTGCCTGTACATCCGCAGCAACGACGTCGGACTCGGCACGCCGTTCAACCTGACGGAAGGGGCCGCGCTGCTGTCGCTCGTCGGCCGGCTGACCGGCTATACGCCGCGCTGGTTCACGTATTTCGTCGGGGACGCGCACATCTACGAGAACCAGCTCGACATGCTGCAGCAGCAGCTCGCGCGCGAGCCGTACGAGAGCCCGCGGCTCGCGATCGCCGATCGCGTGCCGGAGTATGCGCAGACGGGCGTGTACGCGCCCGAATGGCTGGAGAAGGTCGAGCCGTCCGACTTCTCGCTCGTCGGCTACCGGCATCATGAGCCGCTGACCGCGCCGATGGCCGTCTGA
- a CDS encoding sigma-54 dependent transcriptional regulator, producing the protein MEAEARHVIYFSREPSDALRGHLDARGWRVDLVETVRDMRRVVQHGVATAGLLEFSSGFKPADLRELEPCLTIPHIGWIAATLRDQLQDAALRHLIRDYCFDYVTMPFETSRIVETIGHAHGMVALTDPVTPQPGAGRGEGEMVGTCEAMLALFKMIRRVATTDAPVFISGESGTGKELTAVAIHERSPRAQAPFIAINCGAIPSTLLQAELFGYERGAFTGANQRKTGRVEAAHGGTLFLDEIGDLPLESQASLLRFLQEGKIERLGAHASIPVDVRVICATHVDLVAAMREGRFREDLFHRLCVLKIEEPPLRARGKDIEVLARHMLERFKGDSHRRLRGFSPDAIAALYGYPWPGNVRELINRVRRAIVMSEGRTITAADLELGDYAVLAPVSLVEAREAAERQAIEHALLRHRGRFADAARELGVSRVTLYRLMCAHGMRERGDAALAGFSAPLPELPRHAC; encoded by the coding sequence ATGGAAGCCGAAGCACGGCACGTGATCTATTTCTCCCGGGAACCGAGCGATGCGTTGCGCGGGCACCTCGACGCACGCGGCTGGCGCGTCGATCTCGTTGAAACCGTGCGCGACATGCGGCGCGTCGTGCAGCACGGCGTCGCGACGGCCGGGCTGCTCGAATTCTCGTCGGGTTTCAAGCCGGCCGACCTGCGCGAGCTGGAGCCCTGCCTGACGATTCCGCATATCGGCTGGATCGCGGCGACGCTGCGAGACCAGTTGCAGGACGCCGCGCTGCGGCACCTGATTCGCGACTATTGCTTCGATTACGTGACGATGCCGTTCGAGACGTCGCGCATCGTCGAGACGATCGGCCATGCGCACGGGATGGTCGCGCTGACCGATCCGGTCACGCCGCAGCCGGGCGCCGGGCGCGGCGAAGGCGAGATGGTCGGCACCTGCGAGGCGATGCTCGCGCTCTTCAAGATGATTCGCCGGGTCGCGACGACCGATGCGCCGGTGTTCATCTCCGGCGAGTCGGGCACCGGCAAGGAGCTGACGGCCGTCGCGATCCACGAGCGCTCGCCGCGCGCGCAGGCGCCGTTCATCGCGATCAATTGCGGCGCGATACCGTCGACGCTGCTGCAGGCCGAATTGTTCGGCTACGAGCGCGGCGCGTTCACCGGCGCGAACCAGCGCAAGACCGGCCGCGTCGAGGCCGCGCACGGCGGCACGCTGTTCCTCGACGAGATCGGCGACCTGCCGCTCGAAAGCCAGGCGAGCCTGCTGCGCTTCCTGCAGGAGGGCAAGATCGAGCGGCTCGGCGCGCACGCGTCGATTCCGGTCGACGTGCGGGTGATCTGTGCGACCCATGTCGATCTCGTGGCGGCGATGCGCGAAGGGCGCTTTCGCGAGGACCTGTTCCACCGGCTGTGCGTGCTGAAGATCGAGGAGCCGCCGCTGCGCGCGCGCGGCAAGGACATCGAGGTGCTCGCGCGGCACATGCTGGAACGCTTCAAGGGCGACTCGCACCGCCGCCTGCGCGGCTTTTCGCCCGACGCGATCGCGGCGCTGTACGGCTATCCGTGGCCGGGCAACGTGCGCGAGCTGATCAATCGCGTGCGCCGCGCGATCGTGATGTCGGAAGGCCGGACGATCACGGCGGCGGATCTCGAGCTGGGCGACTATGCGGTGCTGGCGCCGGTGTCGCTCGTCGAGGCGCGCGAGGCGGCGGAACGGCAGGCGATCGAGCATGCGCTGCTGCGGCATCGCGGCCGGTTCGCCGACGCGGCGCGCGAGCTCGGCGTGTCGCGCGTCACGCTGTACCGGCTGATGTGCGCGCACGGGATGCGCGAGCGCGGCGATGCCGCGTTGGCCGGGTTCTCTGCGCCGCTGCCGGAGCTTCCGCGGCACGCTTGCTAG
- a CDS encoding dihydrofolate reductase yields the protein MTTLTLIVARARNGIIGRDNQLPWKLPEDLAFFKRTTMGAPIVMGRKTHESIGRPLPGRRNIVVTRDGSRRFDGCDTVTSLADALALAARDGAPEAFLIGGAQLYAEGLALADKLVVTEIDADFDGDASFPAPDPAQWQEVSRDPHQAAAPNTFGYAFVVYARKRD from the coding sequence ATGACGACGCTGACCCTGATCGTCGCGCGCGCCCGCAATGGCATCATCGGCCGCGACAACCAGTTGCCCTGGAAACTTCCCGAGGATCTCGCCTTCTTCAAGCGCACGACGATGGGCGCGCCGATCGTGATGGGCCGCAAGACCCACGAATCGATCGGCCGGCCGCTGCCGGGGCGCCGCAACATCGTCGTCACGCGCGACGGGTCGCGCCGCTTCGACGGCTGCGACACCGTCACGTCGCTCGCCGACGCGCTCGCGCTCGCCGCACGCGACGGCGCGCCCGAAGCGTTCCTGATCGGCGGCGCGCAGCTCTACGCGGAAGGCCTCGCGCTCGCCGACAAGCTGGTCGTCACCGAGATCGACGCCGACTTCGACGGCGACGCGTCGTTCCCCGCCCCCGATCCCGCGCAGTGGCAGGAGGTGTCGCGCGATCCGCACCAGGCCGCCGCGCCGAACACGTTCGGCTACGCGTTCGTCGTCTACGCGCGCAAGCGCGACTGA
- the pmbA gene encoding metalloprotease PmbA: MAANLDTQARYFPHTQDQLKEIASDILRHAKALGASDAATEISEGDGLSVSVRRGEVETIEHNRDKMVGVTVFIGKKRGNASTSDFSPAAIKDTVAAAYNIARFTAEDDAAGLAEAELLETAPRDLDLYHPWELSADDAVEIARRAEDAAFAVSPQIRNSEGASVSAQHSQFVLATSRGFLAGYPYSRHYIACAPIAGSGRHMQRDDWYTSKRSAADLAAPEAVGRYAAERALARMGARRLDTRKVPVLFEAPLAAGLLGAFVQAVSGGALYRKTSFLVDSLGKPVFAPHVQIVEDPHVPRAMGSAPFDEEGVRTRARSVVKDGVVEGYFLSTYSARKLGTQTTGNAGGSHNLALRSSNTQSGDDFDAMLKKLGTGLLLTELMGQGVNYVTGDYSRGAAGFWVENGVIQYPVEEITVASTLQEMFRHIVAIGADSIVRGTKETGSVLIEQMTIAGQ, from the coding sequence ATGGCTGCCAATCTCGACACGCAAGCGCGCTATTTCCCGCATACGCAGGATCAGCTGAAAGAAATCGCCTCGGACATCCTCCGGCACGCGAAGGCGCTCGGCGCGTCGGACGCCGCGACCGAAATCTCCGAAGGCGACGGCCTGTCGGTGTCGGTGCGCCGCGGCGAGGTCGAGACGATCGAGCACAATCGCGACAAGATGGTCGGCGTGACCGTGTTCATCGGCAAGAAGCGCGGCAATGCGAGCACGTCGGACTTCTCGCCGGCCGCGATCAAGGATACCGTCGCCGCCGCGTACAACATCGCGCGCTTCACCGCCGAGGACGACGCGGCCGGGCTCGCCGAGGCCGAGCTGCTCGAGACGGCGCCGCGTGACCTCGACCTCTATCACCCGTGGGAGCTGTCCGCCGACGACGCGGTCGAGATTGCCCGCCGCGCGGAAGACGCCGCGTTCGCGGTCAGTCCGCAGATCCGCAATTCGGAAGGCGCGAGCGTGTCCGCGCAGCATTCGCAGTTCGTGCTCGCGACGTCGCGCGGCTTCCTCGCCGGCTACCCGTATTCGCGCCATTACATCGCCTGCGCGCCGATCGCGGGCAGCGGCCGCCACATGCAGCGCGACGACTGGTACACGTCGAAGCGCAGCGCGGCCGACCTCGCGGCGCCGGAAGCGGTCGGGCGCTACGCGGCCGAGCGCGCGCTCGCGCGGATGGGCGCGCGCCGCCTCGACACCCGCAAGGTGCCGGTGCTGTTCGAGGCGCCGCTCGCGGCCGGGCTGCTCGGCGCGTTCGTGCAGGCGGTGAGCGGCGGCGCGCTGTACCGCAAGACCTCGTTCCTCGTCGACAGCCTCGGCAAGCCGGTGTTCGCGCCGCACGTGCAGATCGTCGAGGACCCGCACGTGCCGCGCGCGATGGGCAGCGCGCCGTTCGACGAAGAAGGCGTGCGCACGCGCGCGCGCAGCGTCGTCAAGGATGGCGTCGTCGAGGGCTATTTCCTGTCGACCTACTCGGCGCGCAAGCTCGGCACGCAGACGACCGGCAACGCCGGCGGCTCGCACAACCTCGCGCTGCGCAGCAGCAACACGCAGTCGGGCGACGATTTCGACGCGATGCTGAAGAAGCTCGGCACGGGCCTGTTGCTGACCGAGCTGATGGGGCAGGGCGTGAACTACGTGACGGGCGACTATTCGCGCGGCGCGGCGGGGTTCTGGGTCGAGAACGGCGTGATCCAGTACCCGGTCGAGGAGATCACGGTCGCGAGCACGCTGCAGGAGATGTTCCGGCACATCGTCGCGATCGGCGCGGATTCGATCGTGCGCGGCACGAAGGAAACCGGCTCGGTGCTGATCGAGCAGATGACGATCGCCGGGCAGTAG
- the yjgA gene encoding ribosome biogenesis factor YjgA, whose amino-acid sequence MTRKTRIQPIEHADDDAGHGYDRPSKSQLKREMHALQELGQALVDLPKDALKRMPMPEDLGDAVREARRITDHEGKRRQLQYVGRVMRSLTDDETAALRTALDAQRGVNKAATARLHWIERTREQLLADDAALTEFVRQHPDADVQEGRTLIRNARREAQQNKPPRYFRELFQWIKIASGAPDADDEEDESAGEDHGDEA is encoded by the coding sequence ATGACACGCAAAACCCGTATTCAGCCGATCGAGCACGCCGACGACGACGCCGGCCACGGCTACGATCGCCCCAGCAAATCCCAGTTGAAGCGCGAAATGCACGCGCTGCAGGAACTCGGCCAGGCGCTCGTCGACCTGCCGAAGGATGCGCTCAAGCGCATGCCGATGCCCGAAGACCTCGGTGATGCGGTGCGCGAAGCGCGCCGCATCACCGATCACGAAGGCAAGCGCCGCCAGCTCCAGTACGTCGGCCGCGTGATGCGCTCGCTGACCGACGACGAGACGGCGGCGCTGCGCACCGCGCTCGACGCGCAGCGCGGCGTGAACAAGGCCGCGACGGCCCGCCTGCACTGGATCGAACGCACCCGCGAGCAGCTGCTGGCCGACGACGCCGCGCTGACCGAATTCGTGCGCCAGCATCCGGACGCCGACGTGCAGGAAGGCCGCACGCTGATCCGCAACGCCCGCAGGGAGGCGCAGCAGAACAAGCCGCCGCGCTACTTCCGCGAGCTGTTCCAGTGGATCAAGATCGCGAGCGGCGCGCCCGACGCGGACGACGAGGAAGACGAGTCCGCCGGAGAGGATCATGGCGACGAAGCGTAA
- the mog gene encoding molybdopterin adenylyltransferase produces the protein MATKRNHPDELVVGLVSISDRASTGVYEDKGIPALQDWLAAALSSPWRAETRLIQDDAATISATLVELVDTAGCDLVLTTGGTGPARRDVTPEATLAVATKEMPGFGEQMRQISLNFVPTAILSRQVAVIRETADHAALIINLPGQPKSIKETLEGLRDADGRPTVPGIFAAVPYCIDLIGGPYIETNAAVVAAFRPKSAQRAPR, from the coding sequence ATGGCGACGAAGCGTAACCATCCCGACGAGCTGGTGGTCGGCCTCGTGTCGATCAGCGACCGCGCGAGCACGGGCGTCTACGAGGACAAGGGCATTCCGGCGCTGCAGGACTGGCTCGCCGCCGCGCTGAGCTCGCCGTGGCGCGCGGAGACCCGGCTGATCCAGGACGACGCCGCGACGATCTCCGCGACGCTCGTCGAGCTGGTCGACACGGCCGGCTGCGACCTCGTGCTGACGACGGGCGGCACCGGCCCGGCGCGCCGCGACGTGACGCCCGAGGCGACGCTCGCGGTGGCGACGAAGGAAATGCCGGGATTCGGCGAACAGATGCGGCAGATCAGCCTGAATTTCGTGCCGACCGCGATCCTGTCGCGGCAGGTCGCGGTCATCCGCGAGACAGCCGACCACGCGGCGCTGATCATCAACCTGCCGGGCCAGCCGAAATCGATCAAGGAAACCCTCGAAGGGCTGCGCGACGCGGACGGCCGGCCCACCGTGCCCGGCATCTTCGCCGCGGTGCCCTACTGCATCGACCTGATCGGCGGCCCGTACATCGAGACGAACGCCGCGGTGGTCGCGGCGTTCCGGCCGAAGAGCGCGCAGCGCGCGCCGCGCTGA
- the orn gene encoding oligoribonuclease, translating into MTDTPASASQPELVRNELNLVWLDMEMTGLDPDNDRIIEIAVVVTNSTLEIAVEGPVFAIHQSDATLAKMDDWNKNTHGRSGLIDRVRASTVTEADAAAQLQAFLAQYVSPGKSPMCGNSICQDRRFMARWMPDLERFFHYRNLDVSTLKELCRRWQPAIYKGFQKRAMHTALADIHESIDELKYYREHFLIPATPAPAGESAPAA; encoded by the coding sequence ATGACCGATACCCCCGCTTCCGCCAGCCAGCCCGAACTCGTGCGCAACGAGTTGAACCTCGTCTGGCTCGACATGGAAATGACGGGCCTCGACCCGGATAACGACCGCATCATCGAGATCGCGGTCGTCGTGACCAATTCGACGCTCGAGATCGCGGTCGAAGGCCCGGTGTTCGCGATCCACCAGAGCGACGCGACGCTCGCGAAGATGGACGACTGGAACAAGAACACGCACGGCCGCTCGGGCCTGATCGATCGCGTGCGTGCATCGACCGTGACCGAAGCGGACGCCGCCGCGCAGCTCCAGGCGTTCCTCGCGCAGTACGTATCGCCCGGCAAGTCGCCGATGTGCGGCAACTCGATCTGCCAGGACCGCCGCTTCATGGCGCGCTGGATGCCGGACCTCGAGCGCTTCTTCCACTACCGCAACCTCGACGTCAGCACGCTCAAGGAGCTGTGCCGCCGCTGGCAGCCGGCGATCTACAAGGGCTTCCAGAAGCGCGCGATGCATACGGCGCTGGCCGACATCCACGAGTCGATCGACGAGCTGAAGTACTACCGCGAGCATTTCCTGATCCCGGCCACGCCGGCGCCGGCCGGCGAATCCGCGCCGGCCGCCTGA
- a CDS encoding M48 family metallopeptidase: MSPFSFTLLFALAVLAMVVTKLWLASRQVRFVAAHRNRVPARFSATIPLSAHQRAADYTVERTRLTMLEIVVSAAVLVGLTLLGGVGALDALLSGWLGRGYGQQVALVAAVFAITSVVDVPFEYYRQFGIEQRFGFNRMAKRLFFTDMLKNVLLGAALGLPLLFVVLWLMNQAGSLWWLWTWIVWVAFQMLVLLIYPSFIAPLFNKFEPLKDDALRERIESLMKRCGFAAKGLFVMDGSRRSAHGNAYFTGFGASKRIVFFDTLLARLSGEEIEAVLAHELGHFKRRHVMKRMLVSFVLSLALLALLGWLAQRVWFYTGLGVTPSLDSSNAGAALVLFFLAIPVFLFFATPIGSLTSRKHEFEADAFAASQTDAQDLVSALVKLYEDNASTLTPDPVYTAFYYSHPPASQRIDRLLQRA, translated from the coding sequence ATGTCACCTTTTTCGTTCACCCTGCTGTTCGCGCTCGCCGTGCTCGCGATGGTCGTCACCAAGCTGTGGCTCGCGTCGCGGCAGGTCCGCTTCGTCGCCGCGCACCGCAACCGCGTCCCTGCCCGCTTCAGCGCGACCATCCCGCTGTCCGCACACCAGCGCGCGGCCGACTACACGGTCGAGCGCACCCGGCTGACGATGCTCGAGATCGTCGTCAGCGCGGCCGTGCTGGTCGGCCTCACGCTGCTCGGCGGCGTCGGCGCGCTCGATGCGCTGCTGTCCGGCTGGCTCGGCCGCGGCTACGGGCAGCAGGTCGCGCTCGTCGCGGCGGTGTTCGCGATCACGAGCGTGGTCGACGTGCCGTTCGAGTATTACCGCCAGTTCGGCATCGAGCAGCGCTTCGGCTTCAACCGGATGGCCAAGCGCCTGTTCTTCACCGACATGCTGAAGAACGTGCTGCTCGGCGCCGCGCTCGGCCTGCCGCTGCTGTTCGTCGTGCTGTGGCTGATGAACCAGGCCGGCAGCCTGTGGTGGCTGTGGACGTGGATCGTCTGGGTCGCGTTCCAGATGCTCGTGCTGCTGATCTACCCGAGCTTCATCGCCCCGCTCTTCAACAAGTTCGAACCGCTGAAGGACGACGCGCTGCGCGAGCGCATCGAGTCGCTGATGAAGCGCTGCGGCTTTGCGGCAAAGGGCCTGTTCGTGATGGACGGCAGCCGCCGGTCCGCGCACGGCAACGCATACTTCACCGGCTTCGGCGCGTCCAAGCGGATCGTGTTCTTCGACACGCTGCTCGCGCGGCTGTCCGGCGAGGAGATCGAGGCCGTGCTCGCGCACGAGCTCGGCCATTTCAAGCGCCGCCACGTGATGAAGCGCATGCTCGTGTCGTTCGTGCTGAGCCTCGCGCTGCTCGCGCTGCTCGGCTGGCTCGCGCAGCGCGTGTGGTTCTATACGGGGCTCGGCGTCACGCCGTCGCTCGACTCCAGCAACGCCGGCGCGGCGCTCGTGCTGTTCTTCCTCGCGATCCCCGTGTTCCTGTTCTTCGCGACGCCGATCGGCAGCCTCACGTCGCGCAAGCACGAATTCGAGGCGGACGCGTTCGCCGCCAGCCAGACCGACGCGCAGGATCTCGTCAGCGCGCTCGTGAAGCTGTACGAGGACAACGCGTCGACGCTGACGCCCGACCCGGTCTACACGGCCTTCTACTATTCGCACCCGCCCGCGTCGCAGCGGATCGACCGGCTGCTGCAGCGCGCATGA